The DNA sequence GAGCGCGCGGATGCCGAAGCCGACCAGGTGCCTGATCGCGCCGTCGAGGTGGGCGCCGTCGACCGCGAACCGTACCCGGGTGCCGTCCACCTCGGCGTCGTATACGCCGGGCAGCCGGTCGAGGCCGGTGACCGGGGTGGCGGTGTCGGCCTCGACGGTGGTGCGGGTGAGGTGCCGCATCTCGGCGAGCGTGCCGGACTGCACGATCCTGCCCAGGCGGATGATGCTGATCCGGTCGGCGAGCTTCTCGACCTGGGCGAGGATGTGGCTGGACAGCAGGACGGTACGGCCGGCCGCCTTGACCTCGCGGATCACGTCCTGGAACACGACCTCCATCAGCGGGTCGAGGCCGGCGGTCGGCTCGTCGAGCAGCAACAGCTCGGCGTCGGAGGCGAGCGCGGCCACGATGGCGACCTTCTGGCGGTTGCCCTTGGAGTACGTGCGGCCCTTCTTCGACGGGTCGAGGTCGAAGCGTTCGATCAGCTCGTCGCGGCGCCGCCGGTTCAGCCCGCCGCGCAGGCTGCCGAGCAGGTCGATGGCCTCGCCGCCGGTGAGGTTGGGCCACAGCTCGACGTCGCCCGGCACGTACGCCATGCGCCGGTGCAGGGCCACCGCGTCGGCCCACGGATCGCCGCCGAGCACGGTGACCGAGCCCGCGTCGGCCCGCAGGATGCCGAGCAGGATCCGGATGGTGGTGGATTTCCCGGCGCCGTTCGGCCCGAGGAAGCCGTGGACCTCGCCCGGGTTCACGGTGAGGTCGAGGCCGTCGAGGGCCCGTGTCGCCCCGAAGGTCTTGACGAGTCCGGAGGTGGCGATGGCAGCGGTCATGTCGTGTCCCGGTCCGTGCTTTCGCTCTGCTCGGTGGTGGCCTGCCGTTCGGCGGCCTTCATGGCGTCCCGCCAGTTGTCGTAGATCTCCTCGTTGATGACGCCCTTGGCGAGGATCTCGGCGTTGATCCGCATCCACTTGACCAGCGAGCGGGGGTCGCCCTCGACGAGGTCGATCCCCAGCAGCCGCTTGACGTGTTCGTGCAGGACGAGCGTGCCCAGTTGCCACAGGCACAGCAGGGCCGCCGATTCCCGGAGGTTCTCGGTCGGCTTGAGGAGCCCGTTCGCGATCCCGTCGGTCAGGTAGGACAGCGAGTCCTCGACCATCTCGTCGATCAGTTCGGCCACGTGCGGAGAACCGTCGGCGATCGTCCTGGCGAGGTACTTGAGGATCGGCGTGTCGCCGTACGCGTCCCGGATCGCCTGGAGGGGGTCGAGGTTCCTGCCCTCCGACATCGCCCTGCTCTTCTGTTCCCTGATCAGGGAGGCGATGTGTTCGTCGCAGGCGGCCTTGAGCCCTTCCTTCGAGCCGAAGTGGTGGATGACGAGCGGTGGCGACACGCCCGCGTCGGCGGCGATGTCTTTCAGGTTGGTGGCCGCCACGCCGTGGGTGGCGAAGCGCTCGATCGCGGCGTCCCGGATGCGCGCCCGCGCGGTGCGGTCGGGATCGTCGGTTCGCCTGCGCCGGGGCGGGCCGTTCGTGCTCATGCTCGCCATCCGCCTGAACTCTGGTCAGTTCCCTGAATCGAGTTCAAATTAAATCGCGTTCAGTCCGCTGTCAACGGTTCAGCCGTCCCCGGTCGCCGCCCGGTACGGCGTGCCGCGCGCGACGGCCAGGCGCGCGTGCAGCCCCGCCAGGCCCGCCAAGGAGTCGACCTCGCGCTTTTCGTATTTGTCCGGCGTGCCGTCACGGCCGTACCCGTTTCGCCGCCACGTCAGGACAAGGTCAAAGACAGGGAAGGCGATCGTCGGAGATTGGTCAACGAACACTCGGCGTGTCGGCTCGCATACGGAGCGACAAGCCGGTGGGCTTGGAGGCGGCCGACGCAGCCCCGCTGCCGAGGCACGAAGGCATACCGCTGTCCTGTTGACCAGAGACGTCCGCGGTGATCCAGGCACCGTCGGGCCGGCCGTACCCGGTCCGCCCGGGAACGGCCCCGGTACGGCACGGCCGTACCCGCGATGCCTGCGTCACGGGACGTGGCGAGGGGGAGACATCCATGACCTTAAGACCGGTCGCCACCGCGTTACTGGCCGTGGCGCTGGCAATGACCGGCGTCCAGCCGGCGAGCGCCCACGAGCCGGGCACGCCCAACGTCGCCCCGCGGTCCGTCCAGGCGAAGCAGTGGACCAAGCTGGCGGGCACGTTGGCCCGGGTCAACGATGGGGCGGGCGCGCTCCGCCTGGCCTCGTACTCGCTGGTCTCCGGCGCCGGTCAGAGACTCGAGGCGTACCTGCGCGAGGGCGACAGGTTCGTCAGGACGCCGTACCGCGAGGCGGTGGTGTCGCCCGGGCAGCGCTGGGTGGCCGCGATCCGGGGCCACCGGGTGGGGGAGGCCGTCCGGTCGCTCGACCTGATCGACCGGCGCACCGGCGTGACGCACACCATCACCATGCCCGCGCCGGTCACGTCCCCCGAATGGTCGCCGGACGGGCGCAGGCTCCTGCTCACCGCGTACCAGCCGCGCCGTGGCAGCGGCCTGGCCGTGATCGGCTTCGTCGTCATGGACGTGGCCGACCGCGAACCCCGGCTGGTCCGGACCGGGCCGCGCAGCGTCGTCCACGACCGGGAGGCCGGGCGTGAGTACCGCTTCTTCTTCGCCGGCCGGCCCGATCGGGTGCTCCGCACGCACGGCGAGGGAGAGGGGACCACGACCGGGTCCCTGATCGCCGTCTACGACCTCCGCGGCAGGCCGGCCGGGCGGTACGCGGGGGTCGGCGTGCCGGACGGGTGGTCGGCCGCGCCGCTCTTCTCGCCGTCCCGGCGGTTGTTCGCCACGGTGGCCCGCCACGACCGCGGCGCCAGGGCCGAGATCCGCATCGTCAACGCGTCGACCGGCAGGGTGCTCAGCCGGATCGGCGACAGGGACATCCGTGCCTTCGCCGGCTGGTACGACGACGAGCACATCATCGTGAAGCGGGAACGCGGCCGTACCGCGCTCTACCAGCGCGTCGACCTGTCCGGCCGGGCCGACCTGGACCTGATCAGGGAGAGGCTCGTCCTCACCGGTGGCGAACTCAAGCCGCGCCTGGACCGGGTGTACTTCGTGCGCCGGGGCTAGCGGCGTACATGCACGTCACATCGGCCTCGCACCGCCTTCCTCGGTGCGGGGCCGATCGCGCGTTTTCCGCCGTTGACCGCGTACGGCTGGGCGGCCGCGGCCGAGCCGTACGGGTCGCCCTGCCAAAGGCGGGATGGTGGGCCGGAGCCCCGGGGCGCGGCGCCGGCGCGCTATGAATCCGGGCGTTCCCCGGCCGGTGGCGTCGAGCCTGTCGTACGGTCGCCGCTGTAGTGGGCGATGAGCGGCAGGAACAGGTCATCCACGACGGCGGTGATCCGCTCGTCCGGGACGGTGTCGAAGGTCATGAGCATGTCGTGCCGCAGCAGGTCGAACGGCATGTCGAGCACGTGCCGCGGGACGCGGTCGAGGTCGAGTTCGCCGCGCTCGGCCGCCCGGTCGTAGACGCGCCGCGACGAGGGACGTCTGCCGCCGAGGGCGAGCTCGCGCAGCTCGGCGGGGCTCGTCCGCACCTCGGCGAACAGCACCCCGAGCTGGGTCCCGATCATGGCGGCCAGCTCGCCCCGCCTGCGGGTCATCGCGCGCAGCAGCGCGATGAGGTCGCCGCGCAGGCTGCCGGTGTCCGGGATGGGGAGCGGGTTGGTCTCGATGTGGTGCCGGATGGCCGCGACGGCGAGGTCGGCCTTGCCCGGCCAGCGGCGGTAGAGCACCGCGCGGCCGGTGCCCGCGCGCACGGCCACGCGTTCCATGGTCAGCCCGCCCCGATCTCGCGACGGCCTTCCGGGGTACCTTCTGGTGGGCCACCGGCTTCACCGTTCTCGCCGCCCTGCTCGCCCTCACCCTCCCCGGCAGGGGCGAGGCCGCGGGGGAGCCCGTCACAGGTCCTTCCGCGGACGTCCGCGTCGGCGCGGCCACCTGATCCGGCGTGGGCAGCCGGCGCCCGGCATGCGGGTACGGCCCGCCGCCCTGACCTGGCCCGTCACAGGTTCTCCCGCGCGTGGCGGCCCCAGTCCGGGGTGGTGCCGTCGACGTCGGTGAACCCGTACCGCTTGGCGAGATCCCAGCTCGTGGTAGCGGTGCCGGTGAGGCTCATCCGGTCCGGGTCGGCCGCGAGGTGGGCGATCCCGCGCCCGATGTAGCGGGGCGTCTCTGACGCGGCGAAGTGCGGATCCTTGGCGATCGCGTCCCGCCAGGTGTCCGCGGTCACGCCGAAGTGGTCGAGCACGGCCTCGGACCGCAGGAACCCGGGCGTCACGGCCACCGCCGCCGCGCCGTACGGCCTGAGCTCCTCGGCCTGGGCCCGGGCGAGCCGGATCACCGACGCCTTGACCAGGTCGTAGAACAGCGAGCCGCGGTAGCCGTCCCCGACCCCGTCGGTGACCTCGACGACCAGCCCGCCGGGCGCGCGGGTCAGCAGCGGGGCCGCGTACCAGGCGGTGATGATGTGCGTGTCGATCGCGTTGCGCAGCATCCGCAGCCCGTTGCCGAGGTCGTGCTTCCAGAACGGCACGCCCCACTCGGTCAGCGGGTCGCCGCCCCAGATGTCGTTGACGAGCACGTCGAGCCGGCCGTACTCGTGGTCGATCCGCTCGACGAGCGCCCGCACCTGGCCCGGCTCGTTGTGGTCGACCCGTACGGCGATGCCGGTCCCGCCGGCCTCGGCGATGAGCCGTGCCGTCTCCTCGATGGTCTCCGGCCGCCGCATCGGCGACGGCGAGTCCGCGGTGGTCCTGCCGGTCACGTAGACGACCGCACCGGCGGCCCCCAGCTCGACGGCGATCCCGCGTCCGGCGCCCCGGGTAGCACCGGCGACCAGCGCGACCCGCCCGGTGAGGTCGATGGCGGTGGTGGCAGAGGTCATGCCGCCGAACTTACTTTATGTCCATTAATAAAGCAATTCGGTCTAAGATGGCCCCATGCCCGGTCGCCCCCGCTCCGTGAGCGACGAGGCCATCTTCGAGGCCGTCACCGCCGTGATCTCCGACGTGGGCCCGAAGGGCCTCACCCTGGCCGCGGTCGCCAAACGCGTCGGCCTCACGGCCTCCGCCCTGACTCAGCGCTTCGGCTCCAAGCACGGCCTACTCGTGGCCTTCGCCACCCGCGAGGCGGCCAACGTCGCCGGCATCTTCGCCAAGGCCAGGGCCACCCACCTCGACCCCCTGACCGCCCTCATCACCACCCTGTCCACCCTCCCGACCGGCATCACCACCCCCGAAAGCCTGGCCAACAACCTCGCCTTCCTCCAGCTCGACCTCACCGACCCCGAACTCCGCCCCCACGCCGTAACCCAAAGCCGGGCCCTCCGTGCCGAGATCACCACCCTCCTCACCGAGGCCATCGAGTACGGCCTGCTGGCCCCAACCACCTCCCCGGAAACCCTGGCCGCCGACCTGTATGCCACCTACTGCGGCGCCATGCTCACCTGGGCCATCGACGGCACCGGCCCCCTGCCCGACTGGCTGACCCAGCACCTCGAGCGCACCCTCGCCCCCTACCTCACGCAGTCGACGGACGCCACCCGTTGAGTGGCCGTCCGTCGAGTCTTGGGTGCCTTCAGGAGTCCTCGAGGGTGCCGGTGGCAGGGTGAAGACGACAGCAGCGGGCGAGACCCGGCGAGACGCGATCGACCGCCGAGCGGATACCCCGCATCAGACGGCGAACTGCAACGCGCGACCTCACAGCAGTGATACGGGCCGTGGCCCGGCAAGTGGCCCGAGGCGCGAACGACACAAAGGCCGACCGCAGTAGCCCGTGGCGTGGATCAGCCGCGAAGCTCAGCCGCCCGCCCAACGGAAGGAACCGCCGGAAAGCGGTAGTGGACAGTTCGCTTATTTGGACTGGGCCATCTTGCCCCACTGCATCCCGTAGTCACTTTTGGGAAGGATGCCCTTCCCCTCATATGCGACTTTGTACTGAGTCGGGTCCCATTGACCGTCGGTATCCCGTAGTACGGCGGTCAACTCGAAGGGGCGCCCTTTGTTGTCGATGATCAGGGGAACCTTTTGGCCATCGTGGAGTATGTCGGCGAGGAATTTGAACGAACAGTACCTTTGTCTTGTCGTGACGTAGAAGAAGAAAACCACGTCCTCGTCGCGTTTGAGGGAGATGGTCTTCTCGGAGAAGTAGGGCCCCACAAACCTATAGCCCTTCAGTTCCTGGGCGTGCGAAGGGTCCGAGTCCAGGTCGAACCCCAGCCGTATGATGTCCTCCTCCGCGCCGCCGGGAGGATCCCAAAAGATCGTTCCATCGTATGGTGACGAGCACCTCTTGTCGGCGGTGATCTGCATGATACGCACTTGCTTGTCGCTGTTTCCGCGCAGGACGACCTTGAGCTGCATCCGGTCGAGCGGAACGCTCCCGTTCCGCTTGAACCACCCCCTCTGGTCTTGATGGGTGAGTTTGTTCAACTGGGCGAGTTCGGAGTCGCTCAGATCGATTGGTTCGGGTAAGACATGGGTGTTTCCGAGCCCGAATTCCTCCGACTCCATCTCCACAAGGTCGATTGCGACCGGCGGGTTCCCCGCGACTGACGTGGACGGACTGGTGGGTGAGCTCGAAGGCGGCTGCTCTGAATCCTCTGAACCAGGAGTGGGAGTGATGCCCGCCAAATACTCGGCCGCATAACTGATCGCAAACGGCAGGATCACCACCGAGCCGATGATGGCAAGCCGCTTACGCTTTCGAGTATTACGTGCTGTCGCGGCCTTCCGCGGACGACCAGTTCCGGTAGAAGTACGAGATCCGCGTCGCCCCATCCACTCCTCCCGCCGGCTTGGTCTGGGATTGTGATCCTAACTCGTACAGAGATTTCGCGCGATGGTTTGCTTTGCGATGTCACGTGACGGCGATCGGCCCACTCCGCCTGGGAGTGGACGCGAGAAGCCGTTCAAGAAGGAGGGAGCCAAGAGATGGGCCGGCCTAGGTCGTGAGCGGAAAGCCGCTGCCGATCGCGATGAAGTCGCTGGCCGGGATCCGTTGATCGGGTGCGAGCACCCAAAACGACACCCTGGGCCGAAGTGGGTCCGCGACGCCCGTCGTTATTGTGAGACTCAAATGGAGCGGGCGCGTGAGATGGCCGAACGATTCTTGACGCTGCCGCAGCCTCAGCGCCGGGCGTACACTCAAGGGCGGTCGCCAGGGCCGTTGCTCTGATTCTCGGCGACAACGTCGACACCCTGCGCCGGTTGTCCCCCTCACTCATATACGGCCAACGAGGCCTTCGAGCGAGTCCTGCACGACGCGCTCATCAGGAATTCGCCTTGCGGAGCCGAGAACCAACCGACGCGCTGACCTGCTGAGACTTGACCATCGGCTCGACCGCGGTTTCCGGCTGTGCTCGGTCGCCCCTGGCTGAGGTTCTTCCCTCGCCCCTGGTCATCCGTTCAGCCGCGCGATCACTGTCTCGGCCCGGTGCTAGCCGATGTGCGGCAGCCCGGTTCCGGCAAGGTAGTGCCCGATCCGCATGCGCATCGACCGATCCATCGGGTAGTCGCGGACCTGGTCGCGCGGCACCCAGCGGACCTCGCGCGACTCATCGCTCGGCGTCGGGGTCCCGCCGATGGCGCGGGCGGTGACCACGATGGAGAACTCCTGGCGCACCTCGCCGTTGGAGGTGTACAGGATCACGTGACGCGGGTCGGTGTAGATGCCCACCAGCCCGGTGATCTCACACTCGATCCCGGTCTCCTCGCGGGTCTCGCGGATCGCGGCCTGGGGGAGGGATTCGCCCAGGTCGATGGCTCCGCCGGGGACGGCCCAGTTGTCGTTGTCGGACCGGCGGATCAGCAGGATGTCGCCGGCGTCGTTGGTGACCACGACGTTGACCGAGGGGACCAGGCTGTTGGCGGGCGGGGCCGCAGGGTCGTCGTAAAAGTCGATCCTCCGCGCCATGACCACAACCCTAGCCGCAGATCAGTCGACCGGCCGGGCGCCGTCCCAGACGCGTTCGAAGCTGGTGGTGTAGGTGGTCGCCATGTCGCCCCCGGTGACCTTGCGCAGGTGCAGGACGGGGGCTTGGGCGGCGGGCGTGCCGTAGACGTGGGTGTTGACGAACAGCTGGTCGTCGGCCCGGTAGATGGAGTTGTACAGGATCGTGCGGTGAAGCCGGATCTCCACTGACTGCTGGCCGCGGATGGGCCGGTATAACACCAGCGCGTTTCTGATCCGTGCGGCCATCGCCTCGTTGATGCCCTCGTCGGCGCCGCGCTGGGCGACCTCGGGGCAGTCGGGATCGCCGAGCAGGATGCGTACCCGCACGCCGGCGGCGGCCTTGTCCTTGAACAGCCGGACCATGCCCGGGTCCTCGGCGAGGAAGAGCCCGGAGTAGACCAGCACGCCGATCTCCTGCTTGGCCTCAGCGAAGAGCCGTTCCCAGGTGCCGCGTGGTACGGCCCAGCGGTGGGGTAGACGGCGATGATCTCGCTTTGGGAGGCTGCGGCGACCTGCTCGCGGCTGAGCGCGTCGGGCCACAGGTAGGACTCGTCCACGCCGAGGAACGCGGCGACGGCGTACCGGTGGCGGCGGTAGGGTGTGCGTCCCTTGGTGATCCAGCGTTCGACGGTCTTGGGGTCGACTTGAGCGACGGCGGCCAGGTCGGTGAGGGTCACTCCGCGTTCGAGGAGTACGGCGCGCAGTCTCTCGTTGGCCATCTCACCTGTCCGCTTCGGGATGTCAGGGGACGCGCAAACCCTAGCCGTACGTCCTGAACAGTACCAGCCATGTGCTGAGAGCGTTCTCGTCCTCCTCTTGCACCCTCGGTGCGAACAGAGCACCAAGGCAGGGCGGGCGGCAATGTGATCGACAAAGCGCCCCTCTGCAAGGGATCCAGGAGACCTGGCCGGCGGCTGCTCTTGGTCGAATGTGAGTACGCGCAAAAAGGCCCAGGTCAGGGCTGGTATGGGCTGGTCGGAGGAGTGCCCCCGGCAGGATTCGAACCTGCGGCACCCGCTTTAGGAGAGCGGTGCTCTATCCCCTGAGCTACGGAGGCTTGATGGTGTAAGCCTACCGAACTGTGCGGGCTTGGTGTGCCTCATGGGGACGTGGGTCGGGGAAGGGGGTGGTCATCGGGGGTGTGGTGGGTGGCAAAGGTCTGGTAAGCGGTGGGTTCGGTGGGGTGGGGGCTGATTACCGTCACCTGGCATGAGCGAAGGGATGCGAGGGACGGAAGGGCGGGCTCCGGAGCGGGCGGGGTGTCTGCCGAGCGGGGTGGGGCGGCCCTGGGTGCTTGTGGTGGCGATGCTGGTCCCGGCTGCGGTGGGGGGTGCCCTGATGGTCGTGTCCCTGGCCGGGGTTGGGGTGCAGGAGCGGCAGGCGGGGGCGGTTCGGGCCGACGCGGGGGTGGTCGGGGCCGAGCCGCGGAGGCAGCCGTCGTTCGCCATGCCGGAGGTGGTGTACGGCCGGGCGGTGGTGAAGGTCTCGAGGGCCGGAGAGCGGCGACGGCCGGAGGCGGCCGGGCCGCGGAAGGCGCCGGCGAGGTCGGGGGTGGGGTCGCGGCCGGAGCAGGGTGAGCGGGAGCGCGGGCCTGTGCGGCTGCGGGGTGAGCGGACGCCGGTGCCGGCGGTGATGCAGCGCGGGCGGGTGGTGGAGCCCGGCGGCAAGGCGCGGGAGCGGAAGCGGGAGAAGAACGCGGAGGAGTGTCCGCCGGGGGAGCGTGGGCGTGGGGAGGTCGGTGAGAGGCGCGTCGGGGCCGGTGGGAAGCGCGCGCAGCGCGCACAGGTCGGTGGCAAGCCTGTGGAAACCGGCGGGAAGGGCGTGCAGGCCGGTGATGAGCCCGCGCAGGGCGGTGGCAAGGTCGCGCAGGTCGGGGAGAGGCCTGTGGAGGCCGGTGAGCGGGTGAAAGGGCAGGAAGGGGCGGCGCCGCTGTTGCGGCTGCGGATCCTGGCCACGGAGGCCGAATAGCCGAATAACGGGCATTCCCGTAAAACTGCTCACGTTGGGGGCGTGGGTGTGTTTCACTCTTAGGCGGCCGGTGGCGCTGGTGGGCAGGGCCCTGGCCGTCTTGCGGTGTGGACTGCGTGGCGTGATGTGGCCGGATGTGCGGCGCCGGGGCTGACCGGTATGGCCCTGGCGGCGTGTGAGGTCGTCGCGTACTGCTGCGACTGAGACTCACGAAATCATCCTTCTCGGTACATACCGGTCGTGGAGAGTTCCCGTCGGGGGCTCGTTTCCCTGTAGTAACGTGCCTTGCGGTTCGGATCGCGAGTTGGCAAACGGAGGAGTCGGACGTGGCATCTCCTCGGTCAGCGGGGCTGATCGCGGTCGTCATGGTGGTGACTTCGCTCGTTGGAGAGGCCTCCTCGGCGAAGGCCGAGGCCCGCGTCGCGATCGGGGCCACGAACGAGGCGGGGACCGAGCGGCAGGGGGCGGACAAGGAGCCGACCACGCTGCTCGAGCTTCGGCGGCAGGCGCAGAAGGCCACCGCGGACATCGAGGCGGCCACGAAGGCGCTGGTCAATCGGCAGAAGGCGCTGGAGGAGTCGCAGAAGAAGCTCGCGGCCAAGCTCAACCAGCTCCAGGAGGCGAACCGGGAGCTCGCCAAGATGCGGGAGCCGTTGGCCGAGCTGGTGCAGTCGCTCTACCAGGTGCCGACGATCGGCGGCCTGTCCACCTTCATGTCGGGTAACGAGCAGGCCAGCCTGCGGGCGATGAGCGACGCCACGCACCTCGTCGCCGCCAGGAACCAGGTACTCGAAGAGAGCGGGAAAGCGTTCCAAGAGCGGGAGCGGCTCGCGGCCGAGGCGCAGGAGCTGCGGGCGGCGAACCTGCTGCAGGAGGCGCAGCTCAACGCCGAGATCGACACGCTGCGGAAGCGGTCGCAGAAGCTGGTGAAGAACCTCACCGCGGCGCTGCAGAAGGCCGGCGTACGGCTCAACAAGCAGGCCAGGACGACGGGGTGCAATCCCTCGCTGGTGCCGACCGCCGCCCAGTACCCCAACGGTCTGCTGCCGCAGGCCTATCTCTGCCCGCTGCCGAACACCAAGGGGCACCAGCTGCGGGCGGACGCGGCGATCGCGTTCGCCGCGATGAACGAGGCGTACCGTAAGCGGTTCGGCAGGCCGCTGTGCGTCACCTCGAGCTACCGCAGCCTCGGGGCGCAGCAGGCCGTCTACTACCAGCGGCCCGGCCTCGCGGCGATCCCCGGGAAGAGCAACCACGGGTTCGGGCTCGCGGTCGATTTGTGTGGGGGTGTGGAGGTTTTCCGGTCGCCGCAGTTCAACTGGATGGAGGCCAACGGCAAGAAGTTCGGGTTCATCCACCCCGACTGGGCGTACCGGAGTCCTTTCGAGCCCTGGCATTGGGAGTACGACCCCGAGCTTGGTGCGAAGCTCTGAAGTCGGGCTTCTGC is a window from the Thermopolyspora flexuosa genome containing:
- a CDS encoding TetR/AcrR family transcriptional regulator; the encoded protein is MPGRPRSVSDEAIFEAVTAVISDVGPKGLTLAAVAKRVGLTASALTQRFGSKHGLLVAFATREAANVAGIFAKARATHLDPLTALITTLSTLPTGITTPESLANNLAFLQLDLTDPELRPHAVTQSRALRAEITTLLTEAIEYGLLAPTTSPETLAADLYATYCGAMLTWAIDGTGPLPDWLTQHLERTLAPYLTQSTDATR
- a CDS encoding NUDIX hydrolase, giving the protein MARRIDFYDDPAAPPANSLVPSVNVVVTNDAGDILLIRRSDNDNWAVPGGAIDLGESLPQAAIRETREETGIECEITGLVGIYTDPRHVILYTSNGEVRQEFSIVVTARAIGGTPTPSDESREVRWVPRDQVRDYPMDRSMRMRIGHYLAGTGLPHIG
- a CDS encoding ABC transporter ATP-binding protein, giving the protein MTAAIATSGLVKTFGATRALDGLDLTVNPGEVHGFLGPNGAGKSTTIRILLGILRADAGSVTVLGGDPWADAVALHRRMAYVPGDVELWPNLTGGEAIDLLGSLRGGLNRRRRDELIERFDLDPSKKGRTYSKGNRQKVAIVAALASDAELLLLDEPTAGLDPLMEVVFQDVIREVKAAGRTVLLSSHILAQVEKLADRISIIRLGRIVQSGTLAEMRHLTRTTVEADTATPVTGLDRLPGVYDAEVDGTRVRFAVDGAHLDGAIRHLVGFGIRALTSHPPTLEELMLRHYGDDLATETGGTPARR
- a CDS encoding D-alanyl-D-alanine carboxypeptidase family protein, encoding MASPRSAGLIAVVMVVTSLVGEASSAKAEARVAIGATNEAGTERQGADKEPTTLLELRRQAQKATADIEAATKALVNRQKALEESQKKLAAKLNQLQEANRELAKMREPLAELVQSLYQVPTIGGLSTFMSGNEQASLRAMSDATHLVAARNQVLEESGKAFQERERLAAEAQELRAANLLQEAQLNAEIDTLRKRSQKLVKNLTAALQKAGVRLNKQARTTGCNPSLVPTAAQYPNGLLPQAYLCPLPNTKGHQLRADAAIAFAAMNEAYRKRFGRPLCVTSSYRSLGAQQAVYYQRPGLAAIPGKSNHGFGLAVDLCGGVEVFRSPQFNWMEANGKKFGFIHPDWAYRSPFEPWHWEYDPELGAKL
- a CDS encoding SDR family oxidoreductase translates to MTSATTAIDLTGRVALVAGATRGAGRGIAVELGAAGAVVYVTGRTTADSPSPMRRPETIEETARLIAEAGGTGIAVRVDHNEPGQVRALVERIDHEYGRLDVLVNDIWGGDPLTEWGVPFWKHDLGNGLRMLRNAIDTHIITAWYAAPLLTRAPGGLVVEVTDGVGDGYRGSLFYDLVKASVIRLARAQAEELRPYGAAAVAVTPGFLRSEAVLDHFGVTADTWRDAIAKDPHFAASETPRYIGRGIAHLAADPDRMSLTGTATTSWDLAKRYGFTDVDGTTPDWGRHARENL
- a CDS encoding TetR/AcrR family transcriptional regulator; the encoded protein is MERVAVRAGTGRAVLYRRWPGKADLAVAAIRHHIETNPLPIPDTGSLRGDLIALLRAMTRRRGELAAMIGTQLGVLFAEVRTSPAELRELALGGRRPSSRRVYDRAAERGELDLDRVPRHVLDMPFDLLRHDMLMTFDTVPDERITAVVDDLFLPLIAHYSGDRTTGSTPPAGERPDS
- a CDS encoding TetR/AcrR family transcriptional regulator produces the protein MSTNGPPRRRRTDDPDRTARARIRDAAIERFATHGVAATNLKDIAADAGVSPPLVIHHFGSKEGLKAACDEHIASLIREQKSRAMSEGRNLDPLQAIRDAYGDTPILKYLARTIADGSPHVAELIDEMVEDSLSYLTDGIANGLLKPTENLRESAALLCLWQLGTLVLHEHVKRLLGIDLVEGDPRSLVKWMRINAEILAKGVINEEIYDNWRDAMKAAERQATTEQSESTDRDTT